The following coding sequences are from one Paenibacillus tundrae window:
- a CDS encoding response regulator transcription factor produces the protein MRYTLLIADDEPEIVELLQLYLEKDYNILTAANGEEALQCIHSNPIDLVILDIMMPVMDGLQLIKQIRATYHMPVLFLSAKSQDHDKILGLGLGADDYISKPFNPLEIVARVEALLRRVNQFDALELSAPQEATRTLGELSLDRSKCMLYRSGRPVTLTSTEYKIVDLLLEQPGRVFTRKKIYEAVWGEYYAHEDSTIMVHISNIREKIERDSRQPEYLKTIRGLGYKIEAPMEN, from the coding sequence ATGAGATACACATTGTTGATTGCAGATGACGAACCCGAAATTGTGGAACTGCTTCAACTGTATTTGGAGAAGGACTACAACATTTTAACCGCTGCAAATGGAGAGGAAGCATTACAGTGCATACATTCCAATCCAATTGACCTAGTTATCTTGGACATAATGATGCCTGTTATGGATGGTCTACAGTTGATCAAACAGATCCGGGCTACCTATCATATGCCAGTACTCTTTTTATCTGCGAAGAGCCAGGATCATGACAAGATTTTGGGACTTGGACTAGGAGCTGATGACTACATATCCAAACCGTTCAACCCACTTGAGATTGTGGCTAGAGTCGAGGCTTTGTTAAGACGGGTCAACCAATTCGATGCACTGGAACTATCGGCACCTCAAGAGGCAACCCGCACGCTTGGTGAGCTATCTCTTGATCGTTCCAAATGTATGTTGTATCGCTCGGGACGACCTGTGACGTTAACCTCAACAGAGTATAAAATTGTGGATCTGCTGTTAGAACAACCGGGCAGAGTATTTACCCGCAAAAAAATATACGAAGCGGTGTGGGGAGAGTACTATGCGCATGAAGACAGCACCATCATGGTGCATATCAGCAACATTCGCGAGAAGATTGAGCGTGATTCCAGGCAACCCGAATATTTGAAGACGATAAGGGGATTAGGATACAAAATTGAAGCGCCTATGGAAAACTAG
- a CDS encoding TetR/AcrR family transcriptional regulator, with protein MARQREFDLDRALDAAMHIFWDKGYEAASLRDLTTGMGIQRPSLYAAFGDKKELFETALRRYTTQHAAKVRSMLQQGESVIEAFRRLFEHIGSEGDVTDPRHGCFCINTMVELAPHDPKFAVLTREHQMYLAVLFQELIERGQRSGEISSHLHATYIAQSLVVSMIGLTVMMKSAPDRSFVEQSIEATLLCLKSNGG; from the coding sequence ATGGCAAGACAGCGGGAATTTGATCTCGATCGAGCACTTGACGCTGCAATGCATATTTTTTGGGATAAAGGATATGAGGCTGCGTCACTTCGTGACCTTACAACAGGCATGGGTATTCAGCGCCCAAGCTTGTATGCTGCGTTTGGAGATAAGAAGGAATTGTTTGAAACGGCACTACGCAGGTATACAACCCAGCATGCAGCGAAAGTTCGGTCGATGCTCCAACAGGGAGAGAGTGTGATAGAAGCGTTTCGGAGACTCTTTGAGCATATTGGGTCTGAGGGGGACGTTACTGATCCTCGGCATGGTTGCTTTTGCATTAATACGATGGTTGAACTCGCGCCTCATGATCCGAAGTTTGCGGTTCTGACACGAGAGCACCAGATGTATCTAGCTGTGCTTTTCCAGGAATTGATTGAGCGTGGTCAGCGTTCCGGGGAGATCTCCAGTCATCTACATGCCACTTACATTGCACAGTCACTCGTTGTATCAATGATTGGTTTGACCGTCATGATGAAATCAGCACCTGATCGTTCATTTGTCGAGCAAAGTATTGAGGCCACATTATTATGTTTGAAGAGTAACGGGGGCTAA
- a CDS encoding 4-hydroxyphenylacetate 3-hydroxylase family protein: MSRGQAYIHRLNDGRNVWLDGDRIHVTNHSAFQGTLQTIEGLFNLVDEPESRDTVAYWDENISGYVHRAFQVPNCREDLEHRAGAFRLWSERTYGVMSRLSDYARSRLTGWYATREAMANHDTYYADKISKYYEEAKRHDLFLTIVQRDPQMNRSLPIGEDEDAMLRIVRKNEEGVVIRGAKMIATAAPYADDILIYPVQRIPGDKPELAHMMIVPLNSTGLHVLCRESFAATDKQSSHPLSHQYDEMDAVLFFEDVLVPWERVLLHQNPEAVWQIRCNEASASLAYHQSVIRLYSKLEFVTAITSSIAQEIGVDSFLNVQEQLGEMISQMQTIEGLIIAAEAKAKPDVYGNWLPEFKYIETARNLGNRYYPRSIEILKTIAAGGLIQIPSGMPGTNKPLEHMIHQYLGGVTISAQEKTRLFQLAWELTGSPLGARHDLYERFYAGDPLRNRANQYIQYDKQHLVNRVKPWLKA, encoded by the coding sequence ATGTCTCGGGGACAAGCTTACATACACCGATTGAATGATGGACGTAACGTATGGCTAGATGGTGATCGAATTCATGTAACCAACCATTCTGCGTTCCAAGGTACATTACAGACGATTGAAGGCCTCTTCAATCTGGTGGATGAACCAGAATCAAGAGATACCGTAGCATATTGGGATGAGAACATCAGTGGGTATGTGCATCGAGCGTTTCAAGTGCCGAATTGTAGGGAAGACCTTGAACACCGTGCCGGTGCATTTCGGTTGTGGTCTGAACGGACGTATGGCGTTATGAGTCGATTATCCGATTATGCACGCTCACGTCTAACGGGGTGGTACGCAACTCGCGAGGCTATGGCTAATCATGATACCTATTACGCGGACAAAATATCCAAGTATTACGAAGAAGCGAAACGCCATGATCTGTTCCTGACGATTGTGCAGCGTGATCCACAGATGAATCGTTCTTTACCGATAGGTGAAGATGAGGATGCGATGCTACGTATTGTACGAAAGAACGAAGAGGGTGTTGTGATCCGGGGTGCTAAGATGATTGCGACTGCGGCTCCGTATGCCGACGATATTCTTATTTATCCTGTACAACGTATTCCTGGGGATAAACCGGAGCTGGCTCATATGATGATTGTGCCTTTGAACAGCACGGGCTTGCACGTATTATGTAGAGAATCGTTCGCTGCAACGGATAAGCAGTCTTCCCACCCATTAAGTCATCAATATGATGAGATGGATGCCGTCTTATTTTTTGAAGATGTATTGGTTCCTTGGGAACGTGTGTTACTTCATCAAAATCCAGAAGCGGTGTGGCAGATCCGTTGCAATGAAGCCTCCGCCAGCCTAGCCTACCATCAAAGTGTCATTCGTCTGTATTCTAAGCTAGAGTTCGTTACAGCCATCACCTCTTCCATTGCCCAAGAAATTGGCGTGGACTCCTTCCTCAATGTGCAAGAGCAGTTGGGAGAGATGATCAGCCAGATGCAGACGATTGAGGGATTAATTATTGCTGCGGAAGCAAAAGCCAAGCCGGATGTGTACGGAAATTGGCTTCCTGAATTTAAGTACATTGAAACTGCGCGGAACTTAGGCAACCGTTATTATCCACGTTCCATCGAAATTTTGAAAACAATTGCCGCGGGTGGACTTATTCAGATTCCATCCGGAATGCCAGGTACGAACAAGCCCTTGGAGCATATGATCCATCAGTATTTAGGTGGTGTGACGATATCGGCACAGGAGAAAACAAGACTCTTTCAATTGGCTTGGGAGCTTACGGGAAGTCCGCTGGGTGCCAGACATGATCTATATGAGCGCTTCTATGCAGGTGACCCACTCCGCAACCGTGCGAATCAGTATATACAATATGACAAACAGCACTTGGTTAATCGAGTTAAGCCTTGGCTGAAAGCATAA
- a CDS encoding ABC transporter ATP-binding protein has protein sequence MEICSVQQISKIYKGIVSHEALSGIDLSIQEGEFVGIMGPSGSGKTTLLNMISTIDHPTSGELRIAGQNPFQLGHDELALFRRRQLGFVFQSFNLLNTLTVKENIVLPLTLDGVALHEMNERVERLAEKLGITAILDKRTYEISGGQAQRTAIARALIHAPKLILADEPTGNLDSKAARDVMEMLEQRNREDQATMLLVTHDAVAASYCSRVVFIKDGKLYNEIHYGDNRAAFYQKIINVLSLMGGSGHEFSPVRY, from the coding sequence ATGGAAATATGTTCAGTGCAACAGATTAGCAAAATTTATAAAGGTATTGTCTCACATGAAGCATTGTCAGGTATCGATTTAAGTATTCAAGAAGGTGAGTTTGTAGGCATCATGGGACCATCGGGTAGCGGCAAAACAACGCTGCTGAACATGATCTCCACAATTGACCATCCAACATCAGGAGAGCTTCGAATCGCAGGGCAGAATCCGTTTCAACTGGGGCACGACGAGCTCGCATTGTTCAGGCGTAGACAGTTGGGATTTGTTTTTCAATCCTTCAATTTGCTGAACACCCTGACCGTGAAGGAGAATATTGTTTTACCTCTTACCCTGGATGGAGTAGCCCTTCATGAGATGAATGAACGTGTTGAGCGACTTGCAGAGAAGCTGGGAATCACAGCGATTCTGGATAAGCGCACATATGAAATTTCTGGTGGTCAAGCACAGCGGACGGCAATTGCGCGAGCACTTATCCATGCACCCAAGCTGATTCTGGCTGATGAACCGACAGGGAATTTAGATTCTAAGGCTGCCCGAGACGTCATGGAAATGTTAGAACAGCGCAATCGGGAGGATCAAGCGACAATGTTACTGGTTACTCATGACGCTGTGGCGGCGAGTTACTGCAGTCGGGTTGTATTTATCAAAGATGGCAAGTTGTACAACGAGATACATTACGGCGATAATCGGGCGGCTTTTTACCAAAAGATTATTAATGTTTTATCCCTAATGGGAGGGTCAGGACATGAATTTTCGCCAGTTCGCTACTAA
- a CDS encoding response regulator transcription factor, which produces MYTVLIIEDDPKIAGLLKSHIERYGDRAVIVEDFEQVLQQFELLQPHVVLMDINLPSYDGYYWCRQIRSLSTCPILFISARSGKMDQVMALENGADDYITKPFEHEIVMAKIRSQLRRVYGDYATRHEERKVELHGLTIFLESMEMQLGEQKVQLTKKETILLETLLRRSPKLVSRETILEKLWDDSFVDDNTLSVNVTRVRKRLNELGITDALETVRGSGYRLNSNWKDIAQP; this is translated from the coding sequence ATGTACACGGTATTAATTATTGAAGATGATCCCAAAATCGCTGGTCTGTTGAAATCTCATATTGAGCGATATGGAGATAGAGCAGTCATTGTTGAGGATTTTGAACAGGTGTTACAGCAGTTTGAGCTGCTCCAACCTCATGTTGTTCTAATGGATATTAACTTACCGAGTTATGACGGATATTACTGGTGTCGACAGATCCGTTCACTCTCGACTTGTCCAATCCTGTTCATCTCGGCGCGGAGTGGCAAGATGGATCAAGTGATGGCACTGGAGAATGGTGCTGACGATTATATTACGAAGCCATTCGAGCATGAGATTGTAATGGCTAAGATTCGAAGCCAGCTTCGCCGGGTGTATGGGGATTACGCTACACGCCATGAGGAACGCAAAGTGGAGTTGCATGGTTTAACGATTTTCTTAGAAAGTATGGAAATGCAGTTAGGTGAACAGAAGGTGCAACTGACGAAGAAGGAGACGATATTGCTCGAAACGTTATTGCGCCGTAGTCCAAAATTAGTCAGCAGAGAGACGATCTTGGAGAAGCTGTGGGACGATTCCTTCGTAGATGATAATACGCTTAGCGTTAATGTTACCCGTGTACGGAAGCGATTGAATGAGCTTGGCATTACAGATGCGTTGGAAACTGTACGTGGGTCGGGTTATCGGCTGAATAGTAATTGGAAAGACATCGCACAACCATGA
- a CDS encoding 2,3-butanediol dehydrogenase → MKALRWHGVKDLRLEKIEEPRPNQGQVKIKVEWCGICGSDLHEYTAGPIFIPAQAPHPLTGEQAPIVMGHEFSGQVVEVGEGVTRFQAGDRVVVEPIYACGHCEACKQGRYNLCDQMGFLGLAGGGGGFSEYVTAAENMVHSIPDAISYEQGALVEPSAVALHAVRQSKLKVGDTAAVFGAGPIGLLVIEALKASGASDIYVVELSAERKAKAAELGAIVIDPTEYDVVSEIHSRTAGGVHVAYEVTGVPKVLQQAMDTTRIGGELMIVSIFEQEAPIQPNSIVMKERTVNGIIGYRDVFPAVISLMEKGFFPAEKLVTKRISLDEVVDHGFEALLKEKNQVKILVKAE, encoded by the coding sequence ATGAAAGCACTACGTTGGCATGGTGTCAAAGATTTACGTCTCGAAAAAATTGAGGAACCTCGTCCTAACCAAGGACAGGTAAAAATAAAAGTTGAATGGTGCGGAATTTGTGGTAGTGATCTGCACGAATATACGGCTGGACCTATTTTTATACCTGCTCAAGCACCGCATCCGCTAACAGGGGAACAAGCTCCTATCGTTATGGGGCATGAGTTCTCAGGACAAGTTGTTGAAGTGGGTGAAGGAGTAACCCGTTTCCAAGCTGGAGATCGGGTAGTGGTTGAACCAATTTATGCATGTGGTCATTGTGAAGCATGCAAACAAGGTAGATATAATCTTTGCGATCAAATGGGCTTCTTGGGTCTTGCAGGTGGAGGTGGAGGATTCTCCGAATATGTGACTGCGGCCGAGAACATGGTGCATTCTATTCCAGATGCGATCTCCTATGAGCAAGGGGCTTTAGTAGAACCTTCCGCTGTGGCTCTGCACGCGGTTCGTCAGAGTAAACTAAAAGTAGGGGATACTGCCGCTGTATTCGGCGCGGGTCCGATTGGGCTATTGGTGATCGAAGCTCTCAAAGCATCGGGTGCCTCCGATATATATGTAGTGGAGTTATCAGCTGAACGCAAGGCAAAAGCTGCAGAACTTGGTGCGATTGTGATCGATCCTACCGAGTATGATGTGGTGTCCGAGATTCATTCACGCACAGCAGGTGGAGTCCACGTCGCGTACGAAGTAACGGGAGTTCCGAAGGTACTTCAACAAGCTATGGACACGACTCGAATTGGCGGGGAATTGATGATTGTTAGCATTTTTGAACAGGAAGCACCGATTCAGCCTAATTCTATCGTAATGAAGGAACGTACAGTGAACGGGATTATTGGTTACCGTGATGTATTTCCAGCGGTAATTAGTCTGATGGAGAAGGGTTTCTTCCCAGCAGAGAAACTGGTTACCAAACGAATTTCACTTGATGAAGTCGTCGATCATGGCTTTGAAGCATTGTTAAAAGAGAAGAATCAGGTGAAAATTCTAGTCAAGGCTGAATAA
- a CDS encoding ABC transporter permease, with product MNFRQFATNNVVRNKRIYLAHFLSSTFSVMIFFIYALLLFHPDLSEGLKGSSETVTSLANQGFIIAEFIIFIFSFLFLLYSVGSFLKTRKKEFGIFLILGMTRKQMNRLLFMENMCIGLAAIITGIGLGLIFGKLILLICSSMLAVENGLRFYLPLKGMALTMGAFLLLFVVIALSSSLLIRKGTLIDLVKSEEKPKPEPKASRLLAWLSVALIGGGYAGVFTFVWGSYSFPILFGSVLFVIVGTYLLFTQLSVYTIRALKRNQRLFFRKTNLLFLSELTYRMKDNAIMFFMVSVISASSFTGIGTMLAIADPGLSSMTNPYAFTYMNSWDTDVAEKQLNQIEESLIEHEVPYVRGSYETLYENNNGNLIKLSQYNHLAKALGYEERTLKQDEAFLTPGNLTERKKLRAQIDQGLSSTETSLEVEDQREQVQLVAPGTEIVIPVEYEMSLYVVSDELFDKVKLAYFEEANLDATFYSNRTTQFVVNDWMGTRSFAPELIESLRSEPLEHGYFSVSALVVDWLNSKQTNGIILILSGLIGIVFFTFAASFTYFRLYADLERDEEQYRMIGKMGLSRPELRRMVTRQLLLMFFLPILVAIIHSSVAFIALQQLVDFSVVGYTLRIFLVFSSMQVLYFVLVRWRYLRNMYTKLS from the coding sequence ATGAATTTTCGCCAGTTCGCTACTAATAATGTCGTTCGGAACAAAAGAATCTATCTGGCTCATTTCCTGAGCAGTACATTCTCTGTCATGATCTTTTTTATCTATGCCTTGTTATTATTTCACCCCGATCTAAGTGAGGGGTTGAAGGGCTCAAGTGAAACGGTCACATCGCTTGCTAATCAAGGATTTATTATTGCTGAGTTCATTATATTTATCTTCTCGTTTCTTTTCTTGTTGTACTCCGTTGGTTCATTTCTCAAGACACGCAAAAAGGAATTTGGTATTTTCCTGATCCTAGGCATGACGCGCAAGCAGATGAATCGACTTTTATTTATGGAAAACATGTGTATCGGCCTTGCCGCCATCATCACAGGAATTGGGCTGGGCTTAATCTTCGGCAAGTTGATTTTACTGATCTGTAGCTCTATGTTAGCTGTGGAAAATGGTTTGCGTTTCTATTTACCCTTGAAGGGTATGGCACTTACGATGGGTGCATTTCTACTGCTGTTTGTGGTCATCGCCTTATCTTCATCGCTGCTCATTCGCAAAGGGACACTGATTGACCTTGTCAAATCAGAGGAAAAACCAAAACCAGAGCCGAAGGCTTCTCGCTTGCTGGCATGGTTGTCCGTGGCTTTGATCGGTGGAGGATATGCGGGCGTGTTCACTTTTGTATGGGGATCGTATTCGTTTCCGATACTGTTTGGAAGTGTTCTATTCGTTATTGTAGGTACGTACTTGCTGTTTACCCAACTTAGTGTGTATACCATTCGGGCACTCAAACGCAATCAACGTCTATTTTTCCGCAAAACGAATTTGTTGTTTCTATCCGAGCTTACCTATCGGATGAAAGATAATGCTATTATGTTCTTTATGGTTAGTGTCATCTCAGCTTCGTCTTTCACGGGTATTGGAACCATGTTAGCTATTGCTGATCCGGGTCTGTCGTCCATGACGAATCCATATGCATTCACATATATGAATTCATGGGATACCGATGTGGCTGAGAAGCAGCTTAATCAGATTGAGGAGTCATTAATTGAACATGAAGTACCTTATGTCAGAGGTAGCTATGAAACCCTTTATGAGAATAATAACGGCAATCTGATTAAATTAAGTCAATACAATCATCTAGCCAAGGCACTTGGTTACGAAGAGCGAACACTGAAGCAGGATGAGGCATTTCTAACTCCAGGCAATCTAACGGAGCGTAAAAAGTTACGCGCACAGATTGATCAAGGCCTCTCATCAACGGAAACAAGTTTAGAAGTGGAAGACCAGCGCGAGCAGGTTCAATTAGTTGCCCCAGGTACCGAAATCGTGATTCCTGTAGAGTATGAAATGAGTCTGTATGTCGTTTCCGATGAGTTGTTTGACAAGGTCAAGCTGGCCTATTTTGAAGAAGCGAATCTGGATGCAACGTTCTACTCTAACCGAACAACCCAATTTGTCGTCAACGATTGGATGGGCACACGTAGCTTCGCGCCGGAACTCATTGAATCCCTTAGATCAGAGCCGCTGGAGCACGGTTACTTCTCCGTTAGCGCTCTTGTTGTAGATTGGCTGAATTCGAAGCAGACGAATGGGATCATTCTTATTCTGAGCGGCTTGATTGGCATCGTCTTCTTTACTTTTGCTGCAAGCTTCACGTATTTCCGCCTTTATGCTGATCTGGAGCGGGATGAAGAGCAATACCGTATGATTGGCAAAATGGGATTAAGTCGCCCAGAGCTTCGCCGAATGGTCACGCGTCAACTATTACTGATGTTTTTCCTGCCGATTCTGGTTGCGATCATTCACAGCTCCGTCGCTTTTATCGCATTGCAACAATTGGTCGATTTCTCCGTAGTGGGGTATACACTTCGAATTTTCTTGGTGTTCTCCTCCATGCAAGTGCTATATTTTGTACTTGTACGCTGGCGTTATCTACGCAACATGTATACGAAGTTGTCCTAG
- the nagZ gene encoding beta-N-acetylhexosaminidase: MNHSKSHSNTILTHLAKRYMLLLIISLCVLLTACGQTNTSATSPESNSGTSDSASPSPESNNNPTNGEGNGADSDTDENTQTESDQVTPPQEEQDPVKEQLSQLSLEEKIGQMILAGVQGTELDDQGKKMISNQKVGGIIFYANNVTTLDATAKFIQSIKQANRSNPVAIFMSVDQEGGKVSRMPDSVESIPSNRTVGDTNQANLAETMGQLLARQVKLVGFNLDFAPVLDVNSNPKNPVIGDRSFGSSADLVAKMGVAEMKGLRSEGVIPVVKHFPGHGDTSVDSHLDLPVVNKTLKQLAELEWIPFQAAVKEQAEAVMVAHILFPKLDPDHPASLSDVIIGEHLRGKFGYDGVVITDDLSMGAIAKNYKLNEAAITTVQAGSDILLVAHSYESAKTIFDTLLNAVRNGKISESRIDESVYRILSLKQHYKLSDEQQASGNLKQLNADIKDWRNEVDMQK, from the coding sequence TTGAATCACAGTAAATCACACTCCAACACCATACTCACACATCTAGCCAAACGATATATGTTATTGCTAATCATCAGCTTATGTGTGCTATTAACCGCTTGCGGACAAACGAATACATCGGCTACATCACCAGAATCGAATTCGGGAACTAGCGATAGCGCATCACCTTCGCCTGAATCAAATAACAATCCGACAAATGGAGAGGGAAATGGAGCCGACTCGGACACAGACGAGAATACGCAGACTGAATCTGATCAAGTGACTCCACCGCAGGAGGAACAAGACCCGGTGAAAGAACAGCTTAGCCAACTGTCATTAGAAGAGAAAATTGGGCAGATGATTCTCGCAGGAGTACAGGGTACGGAGCTTGATGATCAAGGCAAGAAAATGATCTCCAATCAAAAGGTAGGCGGCATTATCTTCTATGCCAATAACGTTACAACTCTTGATGCCACAGCTAAGTTTATACAGTCCATTAAGCAAGCCAATCGTTCCAATCCAGTAGCAATCTTCATGAGTGTGGATCAGGAGGGTGGCAAAGTGAGCCGTATGCCCGATTCTGTGGAGTCCATTCCTTCGAATCGTACAGTTGGAGACACCAATCAGGCCAATCTGGCAGAAACGATGGGTCAATTATTAGCTAGACAAGTAAAACTCGTTGGCTTTAATCTTGATTTTGCTCCAGTGCTTGATGTGAACAGTAATCCGAAGAACCCGGTTATCGGGGATCGTAGCTTCGGTAGTTCTGCAGATCTTGTCGCTAAGATGGGTGTGGCGGAGATGAAGGGGCTGCGCAGTGAAGGCGTCATTCCCGTCGTGAAACATTTTCCTGGTCATGGGGATACGTCCGTAGATTCTCATCTGGATCTGCCGGTGGTGAACAAAACGTTGAAACAACTTGCAGAGCTTGAATGGATTCCATTCCAAGCGGCCGTGAAAGAACAAGCAGAAGCCGTTATGGTAGCACATATTCTATTCCCTAAGCTTGATCCAGATCATCCAGCTTCCTTGTCAGATGTCATCATCGGTGAACACTTACGAGGCAAATTCGGCTATGATGGAGTAGTAATTACGGACGATCTCAGTATGGGAGCGATTGCTAAGAACTATAAGCTGAATGAAGCTGCAATAACGACAGTACAGGCCGGAAGTGACATTTTGCTTGTGGCTCACAGCTATGAAAGTGCCAAGACGATTTTTGATACACTTTTGAATGCAGTACGAAATGGTAAAATTTCAGAGTCCCGAATTGATGAGAGTGTATATCGGATTTTATCACTGAAGCAACACTACAAACTTTCGGATGAACAGCAAGCTTCTGGCAACCTGAAGCAATTGAATGCAGACATCAAGGATTGGCGCAATGAGGTCGATATGCAGAAGTGA
- a CDS encoding sensor histidine kinase, with product MKLFIKEHIVLTCWVVGMLLTVVAVFWYDGYDHGLTATYAVFLGLIVYIGYLTYRYMSHRAFYTRLSQPMDSLKEFVPLSSSVPLSAALAKLLDSQYSHYHTDLHRMEKRKQEYVTFMNQWIHQMKTPLSVIELTIQDHEDDDPRLRSIREEADQMRRSLENVLYVARLETFEQDFTVEPVSLKEAGEAAIHELKRFFIRNHVYPEMQMDPSIVVQSDAKWIRFVLVQLLSNAIQYSTGNGQKIYVRAYELESSIMLEVQDHGVGIPTSDLKRVFQPFFTGENGRHFKESTGMGLYIVKEVLTQMNHQIELQSVQGEGTTVKIIFNS from the coding sequence ATGAAATTATTCATTAAAGAACATATTGTGTTAACCTGTTGGGTAGTTGGGATGTTACTCACTGTGGTGGCGGTATTCTGGTACGATGGTTATGATCATGGGTTGACCGCAACTTATGCCGTATTTCTTGGTCTCATCGTGTATATCGGTTATTTAACATATCGCTATATGTCTCATCGTGCATTTTACACTCGGTTGTCTCAGCCGATGGATTCGTTAAAAGAGTTCGTTCCGCTTTCTTCATCGGTGCCTTTGTCAGCCGCATTGGCCAAATTACTAGATTCGCAATATAGTCATTATCATACGGATTTGCACCGAATGGAGAAGCGTAAGCAGGAATACGTGACGTTCATGAACCAATGGATTCATCAGATGAAAACTCCGCTGTCTGTCATCGAATTAACAATTCAGGATCATGAGGACGATGACCCACGTCTCAGAAGTATTCGGGAGGAAGCGGATCAGATGAGACGCAGTCTGGAAAATGTTCTATATGTTGCTCGTCTCGAAACATTTGAACAGGATTTTACGGTAGAACCTGTATCGCTTAAAGAGGCAGGGGAAGCTGCAATTCACGAGTTAAAGCGCTTCTTTATTCGCAATCATGTCTATCCGGAAATGCAGATGGATCCATCTATTGTGGTACAATCCGATGCCAAATGGATACGGTTCGTTCTCGTCCAGCTATTATCCAATGCGATTCAGTATTCCACGGGCAATGGGCAGAAGATATATGTACGAGCTTACGAGCTCGAAAGTTCAATCATGCTTGAAGTGCAAGATCATGGGGTGGGCATTCCCACATCAGATCTCAAACGGGTGTTCCAGCCTTTCTTTACAGGAGAGAATGGCCGACATTTCAAAGAATCCACGGGTATGGGGCTATATATCGTAAAAGAAGTGTTGACCCAGATGAATCATCAGATTGAATTGCAGTCTGTTCAAGGAGAAGGCACAACCGTGAAGATTATATTTAATTCATGA
- a CDS encoding LacI family DNA-binding transcriptional regulator, producing the protein MGKDQKVTIKDVAEHAGVGIATVSRAINNSEGISSKTRDRIMQAIEELGFVPNTSAQSLKIRQTNQIALVVPDIRNAIIPEISWSVEQTAKQHGYHVVQINTAGNARTELETIRTIKKLHVDGLIFMPLAYPKTLPNLIDKAPLPISLINYGKKLEPGMKADIVSLSKPEGKLVMEHLIKIGRTRIAYAGAPKDIIEERYRAYEQALGQVDISLVYFGEDFSLNTGANAADYFYGLTHMPDAVYAINDMVAIGLVNRFKELGVRVPEDVAVVGIDNNQWTTVTSPQISSVSIMGEEVARLATELLLKRIRDRHTEEYEHIQFEPRLIVRESSLAMIRSTEPPTR; encoded by the coding sequence ATGGGTAAAGATCAAAAAGTCACGATTAAGGATGTCGCCGAACACGCAGGTGTAGGCATCGCGACGGTATCCAGAGCCATTAACAACTCCGAAGGCATCAGTAGCAAGACGAGAGATCGGATCATGCAAGCTATTGAAGAATTAGGGTTTGTTCCGAATACGTCTGCACAAAGTCTGAAGATTCGTCAGACGAATCAGATTGCACTCGTTGTGCCTGATATCCGCAACGCAATCATTCCTGAAATATCTTGGTCGGTTGAACAAACAGCGAAGCAGCACGGCTACCATGTTGTTCAGATTAATACCGCCGGTAATGCACGCACAGAGCTAGAAACGATTCGCACGATCAAAAAACTGCATGTTGACGGACTTATTTTCATGCCACTCGCTTATCCCAAAACCTTGCCTAATCTCATTGATAAGGCTCCACTGCCTATTTCTCTGATCAATTATGGCAAAAAACTCGAACCAGGTATGAAAGCAGATATCGTCTCACTTTCCAAGCCTGAAGGAAAACTCGTGATGGAGCATCTGATCAAGATTGGTCGGACACGAATTGCATATGCCGGAGCACCCAAAGATATTATTGAGGAACGTTATCGAGCTTATGAACAGGCACTTGGGCAAGTGGATATCTCTCTCGTATATTTCGGAGAAGATTTTTCATTGAACACAGGAGCCAATGCGGCAGACTATTTCTATGGATTAACTCATATGCCGGATGCGGTGTATGCCATTAATGACATGGTTGCCATCGGACTTGTGAATCGCTTTAAAGAGTTAGGAGTACGCGTACCAGAGGATGTTGCTGTTGTAGGTATAGATAATAATCAATGGACTACAGTGACATCACCGCAGATTAGTTCTGTTTCCATTATGGGTGAGGAGGTTGCTAGACTTGCGACTGAATTGTTGTTAAAACGAATTCGAGATCGCCATACCGAGGAATATGAACATATTCAATTTGAACCACGTCTAATCGTGCGAGAATCCAGTCTTGCCATGATTCGTTCGACTGAGCCCCCCACAAGATAA